cgataaatgggcgatccttccttctttcttcctttgaccggttcgtgaacagaaaatcttacaTAAAGAGCTATATCGCAAATCATTttaactgatgagttggcatcgtggtaagataccggacagaCAACTCGGAGGCtggggttcaaatctcggtccgggaatttttttttgttttattcaaattacttcaaatcgtatattttgctttttgtagggaaatcgaatcgttaaatcttgtcattgtagatatatcgcctccacttttatagctatatgctatttttgttagtttaatacaatcttttcatctggtatattcttttgattaattctgttgttcctgcgatataccctcttaaatgtttgctgggcaatTATGGGCACCAAATTCAACTAACGGGCTGAAACTACTTGAGTAAGTCCAGAAGCGGTTCCTGCGATACGCGCTTCCAAATTTACCATGGAATGAACCTCAACGACTTCCCTCCTACCATGACCGATTTGGAATCCTGAACATCGAACCAATCGGTTCACGTGCTGTGCTGCTTCGTCGTCTGTTTATATTCGACATCATATCCGGGAATATAGATAGTGCCAGTCTCATCTAAATGATGAAGCATGAACACCAAGACaccaagaaggctccttctccattttcggctgatgcaaatgtggtcaatttgatttttagttcggccatctcgggatacccaagtgaccttacgtgctggtcgatgggggaagagcgatccaccgatcaccatgttgttgttgccacaaaattctacaaacagctctccgttttcgttcatctgtcctagaccatggcgccccatgatgcactcaaggtcctgattgtcggagcatGAATGTTACCCTTCGGATTTCTtttctaccacgctgttcagttgactgtaaaactgctctttctcctgcaaatctgcaacgtcagttggcgcataacactgaaCCACTGTAAGGTTtataacccgtgttctgaatctggctacgattattctttcgtttatcggttcccatcttatgaggcccgcatgggcctgcgggcttaacagttTAGCCAACGGGCTttgctcagtcccagaatttctagCTTAAGACGGCTACCTTCTGCAGCAAGTTACGCCAGCTTGCCTCTTTGGGCAAAGGTTAGAACGTTCCAAgctccaattcgtgtccgtgttttcgtACTAAAGTTCCAGACAGACCGACGAGAGCCGATGCTCTCATCAGCTAATGATTTCAATCTTCCAACCAAGTTAGCAAAAGAGTGACCTCTAACTGAGTAAATATCCAATAGATTCTTCCAGTACACTGAGTTCACTAATGTTATAAAGTATCAAGTGTACATGTGTAAATTTTGCactgaaaaatgaaagaaactcGAAAGTCGGGAACACAGTTGAGTCGATCCTTACAAGGCTAtgcaatatttgaataaatctgAAAGCACCCTTCAGCCTCTCAAAATCGAAGTTGTGATATGGTTCATGATCAAAGTAACAAACTTCATGATTGCGAAAAGCGTTTGATTATTCAGTCATTCGTTTATACTCCGGTGTGCTGGGAAATGAAGCTACGAACTCCAGCGTTTCCGATGTTAGCGTACACTCCTGGCAGTGGACCTCCGCAAGCAGTTGCGCCCCAGGACACAATACCGAACTGGCGTCCTCCAGTCACCAATGGGCCACCGCTGTCTCCGTTGCAGGAATCGCGTCCGGGCTCACCAGCGCAGACCATACTATATTTAACAGGAAAGAAGGATATTGGGTTAGTACTTCTGTTAAATCACCTAAGCATCTCAGTTGACTTACGAGGCATGGATGATTCCACCCCACTGGTTGTTGCAGGTAGCCTGAGCAACGACTGGAATATCAACGGCACGTAGATTGACCGGCAGAGTTCCTCCCTGTTGCATGAGACCCCATCCAGATACGATACTGCGAGTTCCGGCAGCGAATCCGGTTCCAGATGGCACCAGAGTGATGGGCGCAATGTTAGCTCCAACGAAAGAAGTGGTGATACGGATCACGCAAACGTCGTTGTgcaggttgttgttgttgtattgAGGGTGGTTGATGATCTGAGCAGCTTGGAAGATGACTCCTCCAGTCAAACGGCTAGCGCTACCTCCACGGAAAGTGATCTAGAACAACAAGTTGCATATGTACCTCAGTTTGAGAGTCTATCCTTTTCTCAAATATCACTCAACTGTCTAGGAATACTTACAGCATTGACATTGGGCATTGGGAAGGTGCAGTGAGCAGCCGACAGAGCCCAGTTAGCAGAAATGACCGAAGCACCGCAGATGTGGTTTCCATTCGAGCGCAGAGACAGCTGATACGGGAACTGAGCAATGCTCACTTCATGTCCACCGACAATGCGTCCCTCGTATTCCGGGGCCACGAAATCCTTCAGACCCTCAGGAAGGATTCGGTTCTTCTCCAACCACAAGTCCTCGGCGATTCCGGCATATGCCGAAACGGCGCACAGAGCCAAAACGATAAAAGCCTTCATTGTCACTGCTAACTCAACTGAAGCATTACGTTAGCCACCTTCAGTTTTTATAGGGGAAATTACCTGATAACACCTCACAGTCTTGTTAATCTAACCGTCAGCCGGTACCACTGTTTTAGGACTTCTGAATTCCCAAACTGCTGTTCTACGTCAATCGATAACGATCAATGGCAGATATTTGTGTAcaagattaaataaaaacaatcccAGCcccaaaaataaaaaggttccTTCCAATGTAATCACGCTTAATCTTCACGCTTTATTAGATTGTAGAAAATACAGGAAAGTTTTCCGCGCGGAAGGAAATTATCAATCAATTAATGTATTTTTCGGTTAGGGAGgtggtgaaatgtatatgttgcataaaaatttgattgaattaccCTCGGAACTTTGCCCAATTGACGAGGTAATTAGGATTCTCACAAAATGCAGTGGAaaaacttatcattttcaaGACGTTCATCATCAACGGATTATtttgtgattaaaatttgcCAATGATTCTATGTTAAGTTGgatgaaattcttaattcaagAATATCTACATTGAATTTCTTCCACGTTCATATATGAAAAATAAGTCTCAGCCCATCCAATAAAGCGAAAAGGGGATATGAAAGTTAATTCAGTTACAGTTGAGCGGAAAAAGTAGCAGATCGAGTTCATTACAGTGACCCTTATTTCTCAACTTTCTTAAATATTCCCCAATTTTAATCCAATAATGATAAAACAAtactggaaaaattaaaactcttcGGATAAGTTTAAGACAATCCTCGAAGaccttaaaatttgtatggaacaTTCTatggaaaaattagaaaactttCACAGTGGTAGCGGATATCGAATTCACTtcacataatcatcaaaaaattaagAGTTCAGTGAAACGTCTTATCCGTGTATCTTTTACTGTATATagttttatactttgattatcgtttattccatattttcttgatgtacctatccaggcttgcccataaatccaataaaaatttcgatAGAGGTCAAATTTTTTCCGGGTTTATccaaattatttgctaaatcaaataagaaatgcaaattattctttgaaaagatttagattttatattcaaaaacgaTTTCGAAATGCTCAATCCTTGAATACGATTTTAACACTGTTGCTGTGatttaatgaaaactttgaatttaaagttattttctttcatttttctcttatatttttttgtccaaggttttgttcagttttgccatttttgacgatttcaaaAATCTTCCGGAATTGCCGACTGTGTAGTgaaaagtatggtatgcttaaggtaaAGGTCATCGTTCCTtttacaactattttgaagatatcttgctaaaattcgactttcatcttattcgatatcaaataagaAATACCAAATTGTTTAGCACCTGTTCCGACGTGTTTTGTCCACGATTTTACAGGAGCCcattctctttggtgataaacgccatACACTCTAAACTCAGCCTCTATGCCAATCATGAGTAATCAATATCATACCGCTTTTGGCGTAAGAAAAGAACGCGACTGGGGATGATTCTATTTGCGATCGCCGGCATTAActtcccagcgcaaccgcattgcgcATGACTgaaagaatcaaaacaaaaacgtttTCTCGCCCCTCCCTAtcccatcacaagacgaagGAGGATGAACATAAAAACCGGCCAACaaccaccggccaagctgcccggatTTCAATGGAAATCCATTCCCTATTCCGTTTTCTTCACAGgacaaaggactaccttgaaaggagCCCAAATGCCTGGAAGCCACCgttatgcgttttttttttgtggttaatCGATAGCAGAAAGCCtgtgacaaatatccctcgtcctccATCCGGTTCAGAAAGTACagtggttaagatgtcggattGACAAGACGATATAAAAATGGAGTTGTGAGTTCGATTTTCACTTCCTCACGGCGCTGTATTTTTTTGCcgttgtttctgggatgaattatcatTTGGCCGAACACCattattcggtacatctctattcgTGAACAGTTTTTTCCTTTTCAACAAGACactgtttttcataatttttatcgttacagattttttttaatagatcaAAAAAGCCCTTAAAATATGGAAATAACTTCAACGGGTAtgtacataaataacaaaacaaaattgtataaGTTTCCAATGACATGACATAAATAGTTTTTGAATTCATTCTCGAAAACAATATTAAATATTCTTACCAATCACTTAAATATTCTTGGAACActctaaacatttcaaaataattcaatagtTAAAGCTCAGAAGTGAATAAGTCTAACCCTTAAAGAAAGTTGCAGATATTTTCGTAAGATTTTAATTTCTCATAGATACATATACCCAtacaaaatgtatggaaaaataaaaacagtaaaaactgCAACTTTTATCGCTTGTCGTTTTCCAGAAAGTTGTTCCTGGActtaaccctctactgcataAGTACGAGCCCATAAGTTTCCTCGCGATTTTTCACATTGTTTAGCCTAATTcagttctgttaaaaaaaattattcaaagctcaaaacaatcaattaacaaatataaaatccaagaatttaaaaaaaaaaacttatctaatttcttaaattgatcaataaaatctattgaaaaaacaactttgttttttatcataaattgcCTAGTTAGAGGTCAATAACGTTGTTTACGTTggcgaatatttttttctcaacgtaTTTATAGTCCATGCAGGAGAGggttaatatttttacttcaattAAGACAAGCtatgttttccaaaatgttggtCTGAAAATATATAaggtactagctgatcccatacgaactccgtttcgctttcaatttagaatatgtcatgaacagtttgaatgaagTTCAATTTACAGGCATTTTTCAGATGCCATTCCGAATGTTTTTTAAGCAATAATTACAAAAGTTTGAACACGTTATATGTACGTTCACTTTATTTTTGTCgtatgctactaaatttgaaatcaggaatcaattgactgtGCCAAAAAACCCAagtatatgaattttcgtctcgaTGCGATACATACTCATGTAATTATTGCAAAGCAAATTTGACAGTTTGTCGTTTAATACAAATAttggaatcaaaaataaattgaccGTCCCAACCCCAATAAAccatgtataaatttcgactcgatcgttgcagatGAGTGGCCTCTTTTACGAATTTTGATGTCTAAGATCGATTGACCTTTCTTCAAAACTCCCGTGCGCAATATTTCAAACCAATCCACTgcataataacgtaaatatcgcaaaaaaaaacagtgaatagttaatatggtccgctttggccgacccctgacccaaaattggaCAATTGAAATCAATGTCCTTAATAACTTCtacgtgcaaattttcatctccatccgatgtataataacgtcaatatcataaaaaaaactgaaaaggtaatatggatgaccccttttgtcgGTCCCTTACACAACATTTGATAACTGAAATTGTTTGCACATCATTCAAAATTcgcgtgtaccaattttcatctgaatccgatgtataatcacgtcaataccgcaaaaatagcgaacagttaatatggacgaccccttcgaATTGCccctaatacaaaatttgataccggcaatcgattgcgtgtccctaaaaatatccgagcgcaaattttcttttcaatccgatgaataataacgtcaatatcacaaaaatatacaaaagttgatatggacgaccgcttttgccgaccccttaaactgaattcgatacctggaatcgattgcttatcattcaaaactctcgtgtaccaattttaatctgaatccgatatataataacgtcagtataaccaaaatagcaaacagtgaatatggacgccccctttggctggccccttacacaaaatttgaaaccggcaatcgattgttcgtctctaaAACCATCCGAgcacaaatttttatctcaatccgatgtacattaacgtcaatatcacaaaaatattgaaaattaaatatggacgaccccttttgccgacccctgacccaaaattcaataccttaaatcgatttctcatctctcaaaaccctcatgtgcaaattttcatcacgatccgacgaaaaacgACGTGAaaaacgcgaaaacaatatttgtcttgtatggacgaccccctttagaaggggtcatccgaaaatctgaagacctttttcatcattcctggttctTATGAAcatccatgtcaaatttcaaacctctagctcttaagacggctgagtctatagaggacaaacaaacaaacaaacaaacaaacccacagaaattgctttttatatatgcATATAGATAGATGATGTTTTCTCGTTCCAAAAACAAAGGAAAGTCCTCAagtaacacattaaggaccgcgaagaaaacTAAGCCGTTAAATACCCAAGTTCGGCATtatatatctcagaaacccctggaaatgttttaacaaatttaatttctttgtgTTACTGGAAGTGTTGTGattaattttgttgaataaagtttcattataatattcataacatttgagttatgcttctaagCGTAGAATCTAAcgacaaacgaacaaacgagatatctcgtatttggtccgcaatattttgataatcatCGTTGATTATCCCATCCTAACTTAgctatttattttaacaatctgAGGGGCTGGTTTCTCATATCGACAAAGCTGGTTAAACCGAATCCAAGCTTCCTAACAATAATACCAGATTGGAAATTCAGAAGTCCAAAATGACGAAATCGATGCCGGTTAGATTAGCAAAAGTGTTATCAGCGTATTTTCTCTATATAAACCGAACACGGTCAACGAAATGATACAGTTGGTTTGGCAGTGACAATGAAGGCTTTTATCGTTTTGGCTCTGTGCGCCGTTTCGGCCTATGCCGGAATCGCTGAGGACTTGTGGTTGGAGAAGAACCGAATTCTTCCTGAAGGTCTGAAGGATTTCGTGGCCCCGGAATACGAGGGACGCATTGTCGGTGGACATGAAGTGAGCATTGCTCAGTTCCCGTATCAGCTGTCTCTGCGCTCGAATGGAAACCACATCTGCGGTGCTTCGGTCATTTCAGCTAACTGGGCTCTGTCGGCTGCTCACTGCACCTTCCCAATGCCCAATGTCAATGCTGTAAGTATTCCTAGACAGTTGAGTGATATTTGAGAAAAGGATAGACTCTCTAACTGAGGTACATATGCAACTTGTCCTTCTAGATCACTTTCCGTGGAGGAAGCGCTAGCCGTTTGACTGGAGGAGTCATCTTCCAAGCTGCTCAGATCATCAACCATCCCcaatacaacaacaacaacctgcACAACGACGTTTGCGTGATCCGTATCACCACTTCTTTCGTTGGAGCTAACATTGCGCCCATCACTCTGGTGCCATCTGGAACCGGATTCGCTGCCGGAACCCGCAGTATCGTATCTGGATGGGGTCTCATGCAACAGGGAGGAACTCTGCCGGTCAATCTACGTGCCGTTGATATTCCAGTCGTTGCTCAGGCTACCTGCAACAACCAGTGGGGTGGAATCATCCATGCCTCGTAAGTCATCTTAGACGCTTAATTGATGCAACAGAAGAACTCATCCAATAtcctttttttctgtaaaatataGTATGGTCTGCGCTGGTGAGCCAGGACGCGATTCCTGCAACGGAGACAGCGGTGGCCCACTGGTGACTGGAGGACGCCAGTTCGGTATTGTGTCCTGGGGTGCAACTGCTTGCGGAGGTCCACTGCCAGGAGTGTACGCTAACATCGGAAACGCTGGAGTTCGTAGCTTCATTTCCCAGCACACCGGAGTATAAAGAAATGActgaataaacaaattttaatctcaACTTTCAATTACAATTGTTTTCATGGCTCTGTTGACAAAGTGTCCATATATTGTTAAatttcttgtatcaagttataCATGATTTGTTAGATTTTGAAAGTTGTAGTGCGTCACGAGTGTTTGTTGCGGCACTTCTCTGTTCAATATtctcaaatttcaagatttctgATACGCTAAGATACGCGTGCAAGATTTCGCGGTtttacccggatatttgacacaaaatttaggaaaaattatttccaatttatttgaataaaaaaaaatttaattgagttattattatttttttatttttgagcccagaaacgtttttttaaagcaagtttttttcaaaataatcataaacagtttttcatgattataattttaatggcatgtgcggcggaatgaaaactagagagaatttattttatagaaatttgaaagaaaggtggataaacaggcattagtgcgccaataggagaaagcttgataagtgttgaaattttaggctagagggcatgttgatgaaaagctcccatgaattgctaaCTATAcacaggcggcggcaacgctattcaaaccgtatggagcacatctctcagatttcccctttttttccctcgttttgacagatttaagcttttttcctcagatttaagctttcgtctcctatgctctcaagtcaaaaaaagcttaaatatgaagaaaaaaaagcttaaaaaggagattcacgaccacttatttaaaagatgttggtcacacgatacatagacaaatcgtgtaacgttgcctccATCtggctatacatgggaattctctttctgagtttctcatgtatagttagctagtgtagagcaaaggcgggagcaattcatgggagcttttcatcaacatgccctctagcctaaaatttaaaCACCTAtaaagctttctcctattggcacactaatgcctgtctatccacctttctttcaaatttctataaattaaattctctctagttttcattccgccgcacatgccattaaaattattatcatacaaaattacggcgattaaaatcatataccgtaaactgggggaactttgatctgcggggtaactttgatcgacatgaaatttttgcagataatcatcattaactaagtataaagttaaaatacctgaaaattgtttactacgtttgaaagcctgtagattgagttacaaatgagcttaatttggtttttattagaagattgtttatgttatttaaaatataattttaaaatcttaaaatatttggtttttcgaaggctcacaaacaaacatctctcctgatcaaatttaagcatgtaGGAAGCAAATCGgctgtttaatgtgaaagttcaactcttttcttggtttaggttaagtttaagtgttatttttatggtcatttgatgatgatttttggatattaaaaaaaaatggtcgttttccatgaaaaagcctgtttaaaaaaatggctacaaaccctatcaaattgttaaatttgaagaaaaaaaagaacatgggaacagtacgaggacttaaggaattgcatgaaggtaaaattttatttgtttttgaagccaaTATAAATTGaggaatgtttataatttttgcccctgaatgtatgcagaaACATTGTCCATATTTcgaatatatttgtttttgaaagaaaacgttgaaaaattcaattgagcccaaacaaaaaaatactgttatcgatgttttaagctttctgtgcttaatggcatcaaaacaataaatttgaagatgttcagatacgtaaaaaccagaGCGATCAAACTTACCCCGAAacttgaaatctggttttgtaacaaacatttaattataaccaccaatgtcgtttgaattagctgcaatcaatgataatttttaatattcctcacctcagtaagggttttaaagcttttaggttttacgaaaaagcaaccccttccaaaatattcaaaaatgaatgaaaaaagtgatcaaagttcccccagtttacggtacctaataaacagtttttcggaagcGTTAAATACGATTTACCAACTGTTGatatgttttgatgaaaaaaaaaatattttaaaatatattctctttgatttttattgaacaagtctgtggttttgaccaaatttgcccagattttgggctgcaaactttgaaatcgaatgcccgaattctgccaggtttttagataaaattgcctgAATTAATTTGTTCCGGATATGTGTGGAAAATATCCTGAAAACgttacacacaaaaaaaaagcatagtaaaattactaaatccgtggtttaaacgaacaacaggcgaccatatttttgagtcaaatatgttttgttttttataataCCATACGCATAGatattttaccatgtgctcaatttgactgcgcatagtaaattcgactgcgtttgagtaaaattgtcaatgaaatgatgcattgttttacttcgtccctagtaaaaataatatgtttcatgatgaaactagtatgtgtaatgataaagattaggaggagcgaggagcttgatttaaatagtaaaattactatgtatgtttgtttgtttatttgcatgcatgcattatgacattatttgaaacatgaaaattcacacttccgacacacgtcggtcaatgttagtgtgttctcccgatgctctggaatgattttcaaagttatgtaactataaagcagctcaaaattaatttttttactcacgggtttgatgattaatgatcctgaattagtgtaaacaacaagaatgtttaccatagtaaaattatcatacgcacttatgtttttgagtcaaatatgttttgttctcaaaagtacgatgtgcgtagtattttgttgatatgaattggtgccacaatgtcaaaattactatgcggacggtagttgtgatagaaattatgatgaaattatcatgaccatagtattttcgacaacaaacattgagagttatcaaaaattaccaggtacatagtaatttcaatattgtttcatgcgcactttcaaaaaatcgatgttaaacttttcgtggttgaaaataccgtcaactggggcaacatgcaacaattttcaactttaatggctTCTGAAATcctaatgcttacagataatcgtACCTcttgtgcatcaaaagttttaaggttggtAGGACACCAAactaacgtagtcagaaaaattattggttttaccagttatttttaaacttacaaaattagcgattttcaccctactaagaaaaaggggtaagttgcaacaaactctgtaattaatgaaaattcaaatgaaaacgtttgaaaatttaaagtttttgatacatttgtgatgtcataacgcataaagcaccaattgcagtcatttttggttttgtttgaattaaattttacattttttctagaaaaaggaaaaagtgttcatctgctgcatacatttaggggtaaaaaaatactacaaaatattctgttagcttaaatcatgaaaataaatcttaggatggatgaaattttaatgttaacaaacgcataatgcagaACAATCATaacccagcatatggaaacacgatttatgagatttagttcagattttcattttgttgcattttgccccagtcagctaactgaattataaaaatatttatttaaaaaaatttgatgattgtccgaaaaatatttatacatcaacagtgttggtatagagtaataaaagcaatatgaagtttgtaggtgatatcgttaagccaatccgtcatactaggtaaagttttttatggcatcgaaaaatgtaaaaaaatgtaaatctattgctcgattttttaaatttttgatgacaatcaaaaactttaaaaaactctttcaagatgttaaaaactatgtaatCATCAATTTGtcatcattcaatgataactttatcacAGTATATTGAAGTAAAAactgaatgagtgttgtggtatacaaatgttgcatataaccctgcttttgcatgatgccccgtttgacggtactatAGCGCTgtaatggtaaaattatcatgacagcgtctttgggataaccacttaatttttttccgtgtaagCTTAAATGCTAAAGCTCGGTTTACAGTTCGAGTGAAAGAGAACGtaagaaaatcttattttatcaataactcaaaaacgcgcCACAAAATGCATATTACTTAACAATTATGACAATCATTGAGAAggctgtaaaaattaaataacatttttataaagtttCACTGAATTACCCTTAGcctcaatttaaattcatttgttCAACACAGCaaaccattcaaattttttttgtgtatttttttctcaaaattagcagcgttttttttttcaaagattacaTAAGACAAGATTCTATAACTCGTTAAGTTCTTGAAGCCCATTTTCACTTCACGAATGAATGAGAAAAATCTTATATCGTCAATAACTCAACAACACGACGAAACTGGGTTTTGTAACATAGTGGAATCGGTGGAAATTGGTTGAAAGACAAAAATCTAACTGGACTTGTTCCTTCTAGAAATGTTTTATTTCGATTCCCCTGTTTTTCACCGCGGAAATTTGTTTATGGCGGaggattctaaaaaaaaacaattcaatcaTGTCTTAAGGAACAAAGCCGGCAGGAATTTCGTCTTTGAACCATTCGCCATCGATTTCAGTATGTTACAAAACCCAGTTTCGTCGTGTTGTTGAGTTATTGACgatattagatttttcatcTTCATTCGTGAAGTGTAAATGAGCCTCAAAAACTAAACGAGTTTATAAATCTTGGCTtatgtaaacttagaaaaaatgctgctaattttgagaaaaaaacgacacaaacaaaattatatttgaatgattttctgtgTATAACAAATGGATTAAAATTGAGGCTAAAAGTAGGTTTTCCGGTGTATGTCAATGGAACTTTattaaaatgtgatttaaattttacacccttttcaataattgtcatggtttttaagtaagaacatttctaattttgaaaattaatgatggaaaaaagaagattagaaaaaaatgacaggagTTGAGAATGATCAAggagagattaaaaaaaagcggTTTCATCAAGCACGGATCGACTATTTCGAAGTGGTAGAACCGGAGATGGTTGGTTAAGTATACCAcaaaagttttcttaaaaaaacggtacattttgagaaaaaagcgggacggcgggatttttttttaaaaagcgggacatgtcccgcttttgcgggacggaagGCAACCCTGCCTTAGAGTCGCGCGAACTCTTGGTTAATCTTTAACCACCACACTTCAGTGGCCAGAGTGCTTGGCCGG
This sequence is a window from Uranotaenia lowii strain MFRU-FL chromosome 3, ASM2978415v1, whole genome shotgun sequence. Protein-coding genes within it:
- the LOC129753279 gene encoding transmembrane protease serine 9-like, yielding MKAFIVLALCAVSAYAGIAEDLWLEKNRILPEGLKDFVAPEYEGRIVGGHEVSIAQFPYQLSLRSNGNHICGASVISANWALSAAHCTFPMPNVNAITFRGGSASRLTGGVIFQAAQIINHPQYNNNNLHNDVCVIRITTSFVGANIAPITLVPSGTGFAAGTRSIVSGWGLMQQGGTLPVNLRAVDIPVVAQATCNNQWGGIIHASMVCAGEPGRDSCNGDSGGPLVTGGRQFGIVSWGATACGGPLPGVYANIGNAGVRSFISQHTGVYDEAAQHVNRLVRCSGFQIGHEILGEDVWKVLQMIPKAAKLVDADRSKNVAGLGKIIGGHQVDVSSFPYQLSLRSLGNHICGASVISRSWALTAAHCVYPLWDPSAISLRAGSSDRSFGGQIYNAAQIVIHPDYNPAMFDNDVALIRVTIPFAGEHVKAVQLVPAGYEPMPGIRSIVTGWGRTLTDDYLPARLNAVDVPIVARDTCALQWGTELVTDNMICAGQLGRDSCNGDSGGPLVSGGRQIGVVSWGSTNCGGPMPAVYTHLGRLSIRNFIKQVSGV